In one Achromobacter spanius genomic region, the following are encoded:
- a CDS encoding ATP-binding protein, which translates to MLRLSLTSRIPLAVSLLFLVISAALISLALHGVSRQFDRQIANLGQVYLDGLSAAILPAVRAADSQHMVDVLNRALDTHLGVVDRTLAVVTPDQHLLAHVARYPNVESVPLEALAAPSGTLISPRSDGVWTWRLLDSKQPRLGTLVANLDVSDFHRQRKELALELGLLGLTISLFGAALCFGMAKRLQRPIISLTEAMRARPPERLATRQIHTADPEIADLLSAYNGMVDSALEREALAERNARIEREAVLGRMSAALAHEVRNPLGGLRTAVQTLRQFGERREVRTESLDFIERGVQALQAVVDASLRTFRPGNTWLRQEDIADIQLMVDAQAGKAGVRVQLHCLGMHDDQPLVLPAGAVRQVLLNLVLNAIQASPPGELVRVLARARRGALTLHVADGGSGLPIAAQRALAGHPSEGDGIGLRIVADLITSLKGRLRVTRFGSGTRISVRLPFATEEPLP; encoded by the coding sequence ATGCTCCGCCTGTCTCTTACCTCGCGCATTCCGCTCGCGGTCTCACTGCTTTTTCTTGTGATCTCCGCCGCGCTTATCTCCTTGGCGCTGCACGGCGTTTCCCGGCAGTTCGACAGGCAGATCGCCAACTTGGGTCAGGTGTATCTGGACGGCTTGTCGGCCGCGATCCTGCCCGCCGTGCGCGCAGCCGACTCGCAGCACATGGTCGACGTGCTGAATCGGGCGTTGGACACGCATCTGGGCGTGGTGGATCGGACGCTTGCCGTGGTAACGCCGGACCAGCATCTGCTTGCGCACGTGGCGCGCTATCCCAATGTGGAAAGCGTTCCCCTGGAAGCACTTGCCGCGCCGTCCGGCACCTTGATCAGCCCGCGCTCGGACGGGGTGTGGACGTGGCGCCTGCTGGATAGCAAGCAGCCAAGGCTGGGCACCTTGGTGGCCAACCTGGACGTCAGCGATTTTCATCGGCAGCGCAAGGAACTGGCGCTTGAGCTGGGCTTGCTGGGTCTGACCATCAGCCTGTTTGGCGCGGCGCTTTGTTTTGGCATGGCCAAGCGGCTGCAACGTCCCATCATTTCATTGACCGAAGCCATGCGCGCCCGACCACCGGAACGTCTGGCCACCCGGCAAATCCACACGGCCGACCCCGAGATCGCGGATCTGCTGTCGGCCTACAACGGCATGGTGGACAGCGCGCTGGAACGCGAGGCGCTGGCGGAACGCAACGCACGCATCGAACGTGAAGCGGTGCTGGGCCGCATGTCGGCCGCGCTGGCCCACGAAGTGCGCAACCCGCTGGGCGGCTTGCGTACGGCGGTGCAGACCTTGCGCCAATTCGGCGAACGCCGCGAGGTAAGAACCGAGTCACTGGATTTCATTGAACGCGGTGTGCAGGCGCTGCAAGCCGTGGTGGATGCCAGCCTGCGTACGTTTCGGCCTGGCAACACATGGCTACGCCAGGAAGACATTGCCGACATCCAATTGATGGTGGACGCGCAGGCCGGCAAGGCAGGGGTTCGCGTACAACTGCATTGCCTGGGCATGCACGACGACCAGCCCTTGGTGCTGCCCGCCGGTGCTGTCCGCCAGGTCTTGCTTAACCTGGTGTTGAACGCGATCCAGGCCTCTCCGCCCGGCGAACTGGTGCGGGTGTTGGCGCGGGCCAGGCGCGGCGCATTGACACTGCACGTGGCCGACGGTGGCTCCGGCTTGCCGATCGCCGCGCAACGCGCGTTGGCCGGCCACCCGTCCGAGGGCGACGGCATAGGCCTGCGCATCGTTGCGGACCTGATCACAAGCCTGAAAGGCCGACTGCGCGTGACGCGCTTTGGAAGCGGTACACGCATTTCGGTGCGCCTGCCCTTTGCCACAGAGGAACCCTTGCCGTGA
- a CDS encoding tripartite tricarboxylate transporter TctB family protein produces MGSTIFSRKRDLWGGAFIALCGALTILEATSYNIGELARMGPGYFPMMVGCFLVALGILIPLSPDPDEVQEDLIEEHLPQPSRRDRLRGMACIAAGIALFIILGSFVGFLPATFALVFVSALGDTSNSIKSAAILAIAMTVFGALVFSWALQLQFPMLRWG; encoded by the coding sequence GTGGGCAGCACCATATTCTCTAGAAAGCGCGATCTGTGGGGAGGTGCGTTCATAGCACTCTGCGGCGCGCTCACCATTCTTGAAGCCACGTCGTACAACATCGGAGAGCTGGCCCGGATGGGGCCAGGCTACTTCCCCATGATGGTCGGCTGCTTTCTGGTGGCGCTGGGCATTCTGATTCCGCTTAGCCCCGACCCCGACGAGGTGCAGGAAGACCTGATCGAAGAACATCTGCCGCAACCGTCGCGCCGCGATCGCCTTCGTGGCATGGCCTGCATTGCGGCGGGTATTGCGCTGTTCATCATCCTGGGCAGCTTCGTGGGCTTCCTGCCCGCCACCTTTGCGCTGGTGTTCGTGTCGGCGCTGGGCGATACGTCGAATTCCATCAAGTCCGCGGCCATTCTGGCCATTGCGATGACGGTGTTCGGCGCGCTTGTGTTCTCGTGGGCGCTGCAACTGCAGTTCCCGATGCTGCGCTGGGGGTAA
- a CDS encoding tripartite tricarboxylate transporter permease, whose product MDLFDNVLHGFSVALQWENLLWSLFGVFMGNMIGVLPGMGVLAAISILLPLTYAMTPVAALMMLAGIYYGAQYGGGITCILLNLPGTPSHAVTCLDGNPLARQGKSGSALFMLVMSSFVGASVGIVIMILFSPLLVEVAFQFGPAEYFSMMMLGLFAGATLAKGSAIKGIAMVFLGLLLGVVGTDVNTGTIRYAFGVIELSDGVQLVALAMGLFGLADFFANVNRIGKATTVGAGPKMSVRPEPGDIKKSAMPIARGSAIGAVLGILPGTGATIASFMSYAVEKRVSKTPKRFGNGAIEGVAGPEAANNSAAQTSFIPTMSLGIPGDSVMALMLGALIIHGIQPGPQMVTEHADLFWGLIASFWIGNIMLVVMNLPLIGMWARLLKVPYKYLFPSALFFVCVGVYSTNNNLFDVGMVLMLGLVGYLFLKLRFSPAPLLLGFVLGPMVEENFRRALLLSRGSMSVFVDRPISAGFIYAIAALAIWLVFSTVRNRKKVRALEQAQAQA is encoded by the coding sequence ATGGATTTGTTCGATAACGTATTGCACGGCTTTTCCGTGGCGCTGCAGTGGGAGAACCTGCTGTGGTCGCTGTTCGGCGTCTTCATGGGCAACATGATCGGCGTGCTGCCGGGCATGGGCGTGCTGGCCGCCATTTCCATCCTGCTTCCGCTCACCTATGCGATGACGCCGGTGGCGGCCTTGATGATGCTGGCCGGCATTTATTACGGCGCCCAGTACGGTGGCGGCATCACCTGCATTCTGCTCAACCTGCCGGGCACGCCTTCCCATGCGGTGACCTGCCTTGACGGCAATCCGCTGGCGCGGCAAGGCAAGTCCGGGTCGGCCTTGTTCATGCTGGTCATGTCGTCATTCGTGGGCGCCAGCGTGGGCATCGTCATCATGATTCTGTTCTCGCCCTTGCTGGTTGAAGTGGCGTTTCAGTTCGGGCCGGCCGAATACTTTTCCATGATGATGTTGGGCCTGTTCGCCGGGGCAACCCTGGCGAAGGGTTCGGCCATCAAGGGCATCGCCATGGTGTTCCTGGGCTTGCTGCTGGGCGTGGTGGGCACCGACGTCAACACTGGCACCATCCGCTATGCCTTCGGCGTGATTGAACTCAGCGATGGCGTGCAGTTGGTGGCGTTGGCGATGGGCCTGTTCGGCTTGGCGGATTTCTTTGCCAACGTCAATCGCATTGGCAAGGCCACGACCGTGGGCGCCGGCCCCAAGATGTCGGTACGGCCGGAACCGGGCGACATCAAGAAATCGGCCATGCCGATTGCGCGTGGCAGCGCCATTGGCGCGGTGTTGGGCATCCTGCCGGGCACGGGGGCAACCATCGCATCGTTCATGTCGTATGCGGTCGAGAAGCGCGTGTCGAAGACGCCGAAGCGCTTTGGCAATGGCGCCATCGAAGGGGTGGCGGGACCCGAAGCGGCAAACAATTCCGCCGCGCAGACGAGCTTCATTCCGACCATGAGCCTGGGCATTCCCGGCGACTCCGTGATGGCCTTGATGCTGGGTGCGCTGATCATCCACGGCATCCAGCCTGGCCCGCAGATGGTGACCGAGCACGCCGATTTGTTCTGGGGGCTGATCGCCAGCTTCTGGATTGGCAACATCATGCTGGTGGTGATGAACCTGCCCTTGATCGGCATGTGGGCAAGGCTCTTGAAGGTGCCCTACAAGTATCTGTTCCCGTCCGCGCTGTTCTTTGTCTGCGTCGGCGTGTACAGCACCAACAACAACCTGTTCGATGTGGGCATGGTGCTGATGCTTGGGCTGGTGGGCTACCTGTTCCTGAAGCTGCGCTTTTCTCCCGCGCCGCTGTTGCTGGGTTTCGTGCTGGGCCCCATGGTTGAAGAGAACTTCCGCCGCGCCTTGTTGCTGTCGCGCGGCAGCATGAGCGTGTTCGTTGACCGCCCGATCAGCGCGGGCTTCATCTACGCCATCGCGGCGCTTGCCATCTGGCTGGTGTTCTCCACGGTGCGCAACCGGAAGAAGGTGCGCGCATTGGAGCAGGCGCAGGCTCAGGCCTGA
- a CDS encoding ABC transporter ATP-binding protein, translating into MLRIDNLSKRYGDYLVFQGLTHTFQPGCMALCEEDSTGKSSLLGIIAGVIAPDGGDVYIDGHSLANAPQQARARLAYVPDNCMAFPTQTGREFLLNAAAEKNVSLDDRVLDLAFRLGLEPHLDKRFEQMSTGSRRKVYLAAAALGDPAVVVADGPSSGLDAQARGVLAEVFTTWARDRVVLFASHDPELVQACKARTLNVADLR; encoded by the coding sequence ATGCTACGCATCGACAATCTCAGCAAGCGCTACGGCGACTACCTTGTATTCCAGGGCCTGACCCACACTTTTCAGCCGGGATGCATGGCGCTGTGCGAAGAAGACAGCACCGGCAAATCCAGCTTGCTGGGCATTATCGCGGGCGTGATCGCGCCGGATGGCGGGGACGTCTACATCGATGGCCATTCGCTGGCCAACGCGCCGCAACAAGCCCGCGCCCGTCTGGCCTACGTGCCGGATAACTGCATGGCGTTTCCCACGCAGACCGGACGCGAATTCCTGCTGAACGCCGCCGCCGAAAAGAACGTGAGCCTGGACGATCGCGTGTTGGACCTGGCGTTTCGCCTGGGGTTGGAACCGCATCTGGACAAGCGCTTCGAGCAGATGTCGACCGGGTCCCGGCGCAAGGTGTACCTGGCGGCCGCCGCGCTGGGCGACCCGGCCGTCGTCGTCGCGGATGGGCCCAGCAGCGGCCTGGATGCGCAGGCGCGCGGAGTGTTGGCCGAAGTTTTCACGACCTGGGCGCGCGACCGCGTCGTGCTGTTCGCCAGCCATGACCCCGAGCTGGTGCAGGCGTGTAAGGCGCGCACACTGAACGTTGCCGACCTGCGGTAG
- a CDS encoding type 1 glutamine amidotransferase domain-containing protein encodes MATLNEVNIAVLAVDGFEQVELTGPRDRLQAEGARTVLVSARNDPILGMHHDKPGDRFPVDLIFAQAEAEPSVFDGLLLPGGVVNSDEIRMHPKAQAFVRAMFDAGKPVAVICHGAWLLVSSGVVQGRTMTSWPSLQDDLRNAGANWVDQEVVVDGTLVSSRKPDDIPAFSRAFIEVLQASKR; translated from the coding sequence ATGGCAACACTCAACGAGGTAAACATCGCCGTTCTGGCCGTCGATGGATTCGAACAGGTAGAACTGACCGGTCCGCGTGATCGTCTTCAAGCCGAAGGAGCCCGCACGGTACTGGTATCGGCGCGCAATGATCCGATCCTGGGCATGCATCACGACAAACCCGGCGACCGCTTTCCGGTGGATCTGATATTCGCGCAAGCCGAAGCCGAACCTTCGGTGTTCGACGGGCTGCTATTGCCCGGCGGCGTCGTCAACAGCGATGAAATCCGCATGCACCCCAAGGCGCAGGCGTTCGTGCGCGCCATGTTCGACGCCGGCAAACCCGTGGCCGTCATCTGCCACGGCGCATGGCTGCTGGTGTCGTCCGGCGTGGTGCAAGGCCGCACCATGACCAGTTGGCCGTCGCTACAGGACGACCTGCGCAACGCGGGGGCCAACTGGGTGGATCAGGAAGTCGTGGTTGATGGCACGCTGGTGTCCAGCCGCAAGCCCGATGACATCCCGGCGTTCAGCCGCGCATTCATCGAGGTCTTGCAGGCGTCCAAGCGCTGA
- a CDS encoding glutaredoxin family protein — translation MFVKALRVGLGQLIVLGDALTRPRPQQRSAQGQATVNAEAAALSLYQFHACPFCVKTRRAMHRLNVPVTLHDAKNDPQAREQLLAGGGKVKVPCLRIEEAGGTHWMYESSEIIAYLDKRFAGVA, via the coding sequence ATGTTTGTCAAAGCCTTGCGTGTCGGCCTGGGTCAACTGATCGTTCTTGGCGACGCGCTGACGCGTCCGCGCCCGCAACAACGATCAGCACAAGGCCAGGCCACGGTAAACGCTGAAGCCGCCGCGCTGTCGCTCTATCAGTTCCACGCCTGCCCGTTCTGCGTGAAAACACGACGCGCCATGCATCGCTTGAACGTGCCGGTAACGCTGCACGACGCCAAGAACGACCCCCAGGCCCGTGAACAACTGCTGGCCGGCGGCGGCAAGGTCAAGGTGCCTTGCCTGCGCATCGAAGAAGCCGGCGGCACGCACTGGATGTATGAATCCAGCGAGATCATCGCCTACCTGGACAAGCGCTTCGCGGGCGTGGCCTGA
- a CDS encoding acetyl-CoA carboxylase biotin carboxylase subunit, with product MFDTLLIANRGEIACRVAATARRMGIRTVAVYSDADANARHVAACDQAVYIGGSEPRASYLRADAILQAALDTGAGAIHPGYGFLSENEAFAEAAEKAGIAFVGPPASAIAAMGSKSAAKSLMDKAGVPLVPGYHGDNQDPQFLKTQADGIGYPVLIKASAGGGGKGMRVVESSGAFLDALASCQREAASSFGDDRVLIERYLQKPRHIEIQVFADTHGNCVYLFERDCSVQRRHQKVIEEAPAPGMTEERRRAMGEAAVAAARAVGYVGAGTVEFIAEPDGRFYFMEMNTRLQVEHPVTEMITGHDLVEWQLRVAAGQPLPARQEDLRINGHAIEARIYAENPEKGFLPSIGTLAYLGLPPHSAFTNADIRVDGGVRTGDTITPFYDPMIAKLIVHGADRDQARARMLQALAQTQAVGVQTNVAFLSRLMKDTAFAAADLDTGLIERQRATLLPEPQAANDATLALASAAVLVRLGLAQPGVQAAGKGPADPWDARDGWRLGGQYHRHLQWVDNGEARRVTVARQDGAWTLDTGAGPQPFLWRSHASANPNLAYGLRITLAGHEHAGTVVLHADRAHVFGDNGVHVLELYDPLAHAQDTQGEHGGGLTAPMPGKIISISVKAGDTVEKGQPLLVMEAMKMEHTISAPADGKVEEVFYGVGDQVTEGAELVSIGG from the coding sequence ATGTTCGACACTTTGCTGATTGCCAATCGCGGCGAAATCGCCTGCCGCGTCGCCGCCACCGCCCGCCGCATGGGCATCCGCACCGTTGCTGTGTACTCGGACGCGGACGCCAACGCGCGCCACGTGGCCGCCTGCGATCAAGCCGTGTACATCGGCGGATCGGAGCCGCGCGCCAGCTACCTGCGCGCCGACGCCATCCTGCAAGCCGCGCTGGATACCGGCGCGGGCGCCATCCACCCCGGCTACGGCTTCCTGTCGGAAAACGAAGCCTTTGCCGAAGCCGCTGAAAAGGCCGGCATCGCCTTCGTGGGCCCGCCCGCATCCGCCATTGCCGCCATGGGCAGCAAGTCGGCCGCCAAGTCATTGATGGACAAAGCCGGCGTGCCGCTGGTGCCCGGCTACCACGGCGACAACCAGGACCCGCAATTCCTGAAGACCCAGGCCGACGGCATCGGCTACCCCGTGCTGATCAAGGCCAGCGCGGGCGGCGGTGGCAAGGGCATGCGCGTGGTGGAATCATCCGGCGCCTTCCTGGACGCACTGGCCTCGTGCCAACGTGAAGCGGCATCCAGCTTTGGCGATGACCGCGTACTGATCGAACGCTATCTGCAAAAGCCGCGCCACATTGAAATCCAGGTATTCGCGGACACGCATGGCAATTGCGTCTACCTGTTCGAACGCGACTGCTCGGTACAGCGCCGCCACCAGAAAGTGATCGAAGAAGCCCCCGCCCCCGGCATGACCGAAGAGCGCCGTCGCGCCATGGGCGAAGCCGCCGTGGCCGCCGCGCGCGCCGTGGGCTACGTGGGCGCGGGCACGGTGGAGTTCATTGCCGAGCCGGACGGCCGCTTCTACTTCATGGAAATGAACACGCGCCTGCAAGTGGAACACCCGGTCACCGAAATGATCACCGGCCACGATCTGGTGGAATGGCAGTTGCGCGTGGCCGCCGGCCAGCCGCTGCCGGCGCGCCAGGAAGATCTGCGCATCAATGGCCATGCCATCGAAGCCCGCATCTACGCCGAGAACCCGGAAAAGGGCTTTCTGCCGTCGATCGGCACCCTGGCTTATCTGGGCCTGCCGCCGCACAGCGCGTTCACCAACGCCGACATTCGCGTGGATGGCGGCGTACGCACGGGCGACACGATCACGCCGTTCTATGACCCCATGATTGCCAAGCTGATCGTGCACGGCGCCGACCGCGACCAGGCCCGCGCCCGCATGCTGCAAGCGCTGGCGCAAACGCAGGCCGTGGGCGTGCAGACCAACGTGGCCTTTCTGTCGCGGCTGATGAAAGACACCGCGTTTGCGGCGGCCGACCTGGACACTGGCTTGATCGAACGCCAGCGCGCCACGCTGCTGCCCGAACCACAGGCCGCCAACGACGCCACGCTGGCGCTGGCCTCGGCCGCCGTGCTGGTGCGGCTGGGCCTGGCCCAGCCCGGCGTGCAGGCCGCCGGCAAAGGCCCCGCCGACCCCTGGGACGCGCGCGACGGCTGGCGGCTGGGCGGGCAGTATCACCGACATCTGCAATGGGTGGACAACGGCGAAGCGCGCCGCGTCACCGTGGCCCGCCAAGACGGTGCGTGGACGCTGGATACCGGTGCGGGTCCGCAACCGTTCCTGTGGCGCTCGCATGCCAGCGCCAACCCCAACCTGGCCTACGGCCTGCGCATCACGCTGGCCGGCCACGAGCACGCCGGCACCGTCGTGCTGCATGCCGACCGCGCCCACGTCTTTGGCGACAACGGCGTGCATGTGCTGGAGCTGTATGACCCCTTGGCGCATGCCCAGGACACCCAGGGCGAGCATGGCGGCGGCCTGACGGCGCCGATGCCGGGCAAGATCATCTCGATCTCGGTCAAGGCCGGCGACACCGTCGAGAAAGGCCAACCGCTGTTGGTGATGGAAGCCATGAAGATGGAGCACACGATTTCCGCGCCCGCCGATGGCAAGGTCGAAGAAGTGTTCTATGGCGTGGGCGACCAGGTGACCGAAGGTGCGGAACTGGTGTCGATCGGGGGCTAG
- a CDS encoding carboxyl transferase domain-containing protein has translation MPIIESRINPRSQDFTDNARAMQAQLDDLNQKLAQTALGGSEAARAKHVARGKLLPRDRVENLIDPGTPFLELSPMAAHDMYDGDAPGAGVITGIGRVSGTECVIVCNDATVKGGTYYPMTVKKHLRAQEIAAQNHLPCVYLVDSGGANLPQQDEVFPDREHFGRIFYNQAQMSAQGISQIAVVMGSCTAGGAYVPAMSDESIIVKNQGTIFLGGPPLVKAATGEEVSAEDLGGGDVHTRLSGVVDHLAANDMHALQLARNAVARLNRKKPAQLATIAPREPRYDPSELNGIIPADTRKPYDVREVIARIVDGSEFDEFKARFGPTLVTGFAHIQGMPVGIVANNGILFSESAQKGAHFIELCAQRKIPLVFLQNITGFMVGRKYENEGIARHGAKMVTAVATAAVPKFTVLIGGSFGAGNYGMCGRAYSPRMLFMWPNARISVMGGEQAASVLATVKRDGIEARGGQWTAEEEAAFKAPIRDQYEHEGHPYYATARLWDDGIIAPADTRRVLGLALSAALNAPIEDTKFGVFRM, from the coding sequence ATGCCCATCATCGAATCCCGCATCAATCCGCGGTCGCAAGATTTCACCGACAATGCGCGTGCCATGCAGGCGCAGCTGGATGATCTGAATCAGAAGCTGGCGCAGACCGCGCTGGGCGGCAGTGAAGCCGCGCGCGCCAAGCATGTGGCGCGCGGCAAGCTGCTGCCTCGCGACCGCGTTGAAAACCTGATCGATCCGGGCACCCCGTTCCTGGAACTGTCGCCCATGGCGGCACACGATATGTACGACGGCGACGCGCCCGGCGCGGGCGTCATCACCGGCATCGGCCGCGTGTCCGGCACCGAATGCGTCATCGTCTGCAACGACGCCACCGTCAAGGGCGGCACGTACTACCCGATGACGGTCAAGAAGCACCTGCGCGCGCAAGAGATCGCCGCGCAAAACCACCTGCCCTGCGTCTACCTGGTGGATTCGGGCGGCGCCAACCTGCCGCAGCAAGACGAAGTGTTCCCCGACCGCGAACACTTCGGCCGCATCTTCTACAACCAGGCGCAGATGTCGGCGCAAGGCATTTCGCAGATCGCCGTGGTGATGGGTTCCTGCACCGCGGGCGGCGCGTATGTGCCCGCCATGAGCGATGAATCCATCATCGTGAAGAACCAGGGCACCATCTTTCTGGGCGGCCCGCCGCTGGTGAAGGCCGCCACGGGCGAAGAAGTCAGCGCCGAAGACCTGGGCGGCGGCGACGTGCACACGCGCCTGTCCGGCGTGGTGGACCACCTGGCCGCCAACGACATGCACGCGCTGCAACTGGCGCGCAACGCCGTTGCCCGCCTGAACCGCAAGAAGCCCGCGCAACTGGCCACCATCGCCCCGCGCGAACCGCGCTACGACCCGAGCGAACTGAACGGCATCATTCCCGCCGACACCCGCAAACCCTACGACGTGCGCGAAGTCATTGCGCGCATCGTGGACGGGTCTGAGTTCGATGAATTCAAGGCCCGCTTCGGCCCCACGCTGGTCACGGGCTTTGCGCACATTCAGGGCATGCCCGTGGGCATCGTGGCCAACAACGGCATCCTGTTTTCCGAATCGGCGCAAAAGGGCGCGCACTTTATCGAGCTGTGCGCGCAGCGCAAGATTCCGCTGGTTTTCCTGCAGAACATCACCGGCTTCATGGTCGGCCGCAAGTACGAAAACGAAGGCATCGCGCGCCACGGCGCCAAGATGGTGACGGCCGTGGCCACCGCCGCCGTGCCCAAGTTCACCGTGCTGATTGGCGGCTCGTTCGGCGCCGGCAACTACGGCATGTGCGGCCGCGCCTATTCGCCGCGCATGCTGTTCATGTGGCCCAACGCTCGCATCTCGGTGATGGGCGGCGAGCAGGCCGCAAGCGTTCTGGCTACCGTCAAGCGCGATGGCATTGAAGCGCGCGGCGGCCAATGGACGGCGGAAGAAGAAGCCGCGTTCAAGGCGCCCATTCGCGATCAGTACGAACACGAAGGCCACCCGTACTACGCCACCGCGCGCTTGTGGGACGACGGCATCATTGCGCCCGCCGACACGCGCCGCGTGCTGGGTCTGGCCTTGTCCGCCGCATTGAACGCCCCCATCGAAGACACCAAGTTCGGCGTCTTCCGCATGTAG
- a CDS encoding acetyl-CoA C-acetyltransferase, with the protein MSDPIVIVSIARTPMGGMLGSLSGLAAHELGSVAIKAAIERAGIKPEQVDEVIMGNVLQAGQGQAPARQAALGAGLPLGVACTTIHKVCGSGLKAAMFGHDLLAAGSAEVVVAGGQESMSNAPYLLLKARQGYRFGHNTVYDHMALDGLEDAYDKGKAMGVFAEDCAAKYEFTREQQDEFSLESLRRARAATEDGSFKWEIAPVTVAGRKGDTVIDTDEAPTKAMPEKIPTLKPAFKKDGTITAANSSSISDGAAAMVLMRASTAEKLGVKPLARIVAHSQHSQEPGWFTTAPVGALKNLFAKTGWKAEDVDLYEINEAFAVVTMAAMNDFKLPHDKVNVHGGATALGHPIGASGARLMATLVGALRKTGGKRGVATLCIGGGEAVAMAIEMV; encoded by the coding sequence ATGTCAGATCCCATCGTTATCGTTTCCATCGCCCGCACGCCCATGGGCGGCATGCTGGGCAGCTTGTCCGGCCTGGCCGCGCATGAGCTGGGCTCGGTGGCCATCAAGGCCGCCATCGAACGCGCCGGCATCAAGCCGGAACAAGTCGACGAAGTCATCATGGGCAACGTGCTTCAAGCCGGCCAGGGCCAAGCGCCCGCGCGCCAGGCTGCTCTTGGCGCCGGCCTGCCGCTGGGCGTGGCTTGCACCACCATCCACAAAGTCTGCGGTTCGGGCCTGAAGGCGGCCATGTTCGGCCACGACCTGCTGGCGGCCGGCAGCGCCGAAGTGGTGGTGGCCGGTGGCCAGGAAAGCATGAGCAACGCGCCGTACCTGCTGTTGAAGGCGCGCCAGGGCTACCGCTTTGGCCACAACACCGTGTATGACCACATGGCGCTGGACGGCCTGGAAGACGCCTACGACAAGGGCAAGGCCATGGGCGTGTTCGCCGAAGACTGCGCCGCCAAATATGAATTCACGCGCGAACAGCAGGACGAGTTCTCGCTGGAATCGCTGCGTCGCGCCCGCGCCGCCACGGAAGATGGCAGCTTCAAGTGGGAAATCGCCCCCGTCACCGTGGCCGGCCGCAAGGGCGACACCGTGATCGACACCGACGAAGCCCCCACCAAGGCCATGCCGGAAAAGATCCCGACGCTCAAGCCCGCCTTCAAGAAAGACGGCACCATCACCGCCGCGAACTCGTCGTCGATTTCCGACGGCGCCGCCGCCATGGTGTTGATGCGCGCGTCCACCGCCGAGAAGCTTGGCGTGAAGCCGCTGGCCCGCATCGTGGCGCACAGCCAGCACTCGCAAGAGCCGGGCTGGTTCACCACCGCCCCCGTCGGCGCGCTGAAGAACCTGTTCGCCAAGACCGGCTGGAAGGCCGAGGACGTGGACCTGTACGAAATCAACGAAGCCTTCGCGGTGGTCACCATGGCCGCCATGAACGACTTCAAGCTGCCGCACGACAAGGTCAACGTGCACGGCGGCGCCACCGCCCTGGGCCACCCCATCGGCGCATCGGGCGCCCGCCTGATGGCCACGCTGGTCGGCGCGCTGCGCAAGACCGGCGGCAAGCGCGGCGTCGCCACGCTGTGCATCGGCGGCGGCGAAGCCGTGGCCATGGCCATCGAGATGGTGTAA